The Brassica oleracea var. oleracea cultivar TO1000 unplaced genomic scaffold, BOL UnpScaffold00927, whole genome shotgun sequence genome segment GTTGTTTCATATTCAATATTGTGACCATCTTCATGCACGTAACAGAAGCACACACAAAGATCCTTCCAACCATACACGACAAATATGGCTAAAGACTACTAAGTCTACTACTGCCTCTTTATCAGCTGTAGGAGAGCAGTAAAGTCAGTAAATTACAACCAGTTCTCAGATGGACTAAGTAAAGCAATCTCACAACTTAGATTCTGCCACTCTTTGATTCATACTCACGAGATGCTAATACTCTTTGTAATTATTAATGATTATCCAGTAACATATACATTTTAGTACctgcaaataaacaaaaaaagaaaagactattcATCATCCTTCTCCGTGTCAACTTTCTTCCCAATCCAATTAGCAACAATAGGAGTCAAAGCCACCGTGGGAGGAAACCTTATGGGAGAAGCAGCTTTATGCGCTGCGTAAGCCAAAGCAAAGGCTCCCACTTTCTCTCCCGTCTCATTCGTCGAGATCCCAAcctttgaaaacaaaacaagagcTATAATTACTCAAATTCAAGAACAAGAAACACATAAAGTTTAGtataaaagaagataaaagGAAAACCTTGAGAAGGAGAGCTTGAACATCAACACCAGAAGTGACGAGAGCGTAGCAGAGCGAGAAGGAAACGAGGGAAAGGGTGATGGATGTTGCTAGGTAAGCACCGCCGTACTTTGCAAGTAACTCCTTAGCTTCATCTGTttttgacttcttcttcttctcctctccaTCACTTTCTTCGTCCTTTGAGCTCAATATCTGTATTGTTCATTTCAAAAATTGTAAACATATGATCATCCAAGAAGATTGAAGATAAGAAAGAGACCTTCCATAGACCAACTTCGAGTCCATATTTCTTGGTAACTTCCTCAGGAGAGGGCGGGGAAGTGTTCTTCTCCTCGGCTTTCTCTCGGACGGCTCTGCATCTGAATTTCTTCGTATTGGACTCCGACGAAGTTTggattgaagagaagaagaagaatcgagTTTTAGTGTCTCTGGTGTGGCATAAGGAGGAGGGAGTGGAAGAAGGAGAGACTTGCAGAATGATCGCCATTTGTTTTCAGCCACCAAAAACTAACAAGTCAATCGTTTTACCTCTTATTAATTGTTCTTCTCTACACACAAATCTTACcgtagttattaatttttatctaattgtttatacaaagttactttttattaaaattagtattaatCGTTTGGAATTTAGAAGATGCTTTAGAAGTACAGATGAACAAGTAATAAGGAGGTAAACGAATATCCATGTCCCTGGGTAAAATAATGTAAAGTGGATGAGGTTGTTTTCGCTTTGAAACACTCAACGCACGTACGGCTAGAATGCATGCCAAGTTGCCAGACCATACATCtcaaaaatacatatacattctttatatatagttgtttttttgttcagatacattctctatattttttgttcaaatacaTCATCATcttaaggtatatatatatatatattataactacaTCAGAAATtgttgaatataaaattttccaTAATATATTTGCATTAATTTGTCAATAGTAGATATAATTTCTCTCatcttaataaaaataaattcagaaGCTGTATATATTCATACaaatataagaagaaaaaaatacaatcataagaatattttacatgctttactatataaaaactgaattcaatattttattaaatacatttaaaatcttaatttaTTGTATATTCCCACTAAATTAGGTagatatactaatttttttgatgtaactgattttttaaaatgtgatataatTAAGAATATTGATTAATATCTATAATCTGTAACAAGAAGTATTTTTCGAATATGTCATTTTAAACTCTTTCTGTCATTCTTGCCTCTGTTCAAGTTACAAATGTTGATCACTTTTTCTGTTGATGGATGCAGGGAGATGATACAGCACAGAGCCTACAACCAGAAAGTGGATGTGTATAGTTTTGGGATCGTGCTGTGGGAGTTAATCACGGGACAGCTGCCGTTCCAGAACATGACAACAGTACAGGCTACGTTTGCGGTTGTGAACCGAGGAGTGCGTCCAACGGTCCCAAACGACTGTCTCCCGGTGCTGAGTGAGATCATGACTCGATGCGAGGATGGTAACGCGGAAGTGCGTCCGAGTTTCGTTGAGGTTGTGAGTATGCTTGAAGCTGCGGAAACATGGATAATGACGACAGCTAGAAAATCCCGTTTCAGATGTTGCATGAGTCAGCCAATGACTATCGACTAAATAAAAGGCATAAGGAGGAGGGAGTGGAAGAAGGAGAGACTTGCAGAATGATCGCCATTTGTTTTCAGCCACCAAAAACTAACAAGTCAATCGTTTTACCTCTTATTAATTGTTCTTCTCTACACACAAATCTTACcgtagttattaatttttatctaattgtttatacaaagttactttttattaaaattagtattaatCGTTTGGAATTTAGAAGATGCTTTAGAAGTACAGATGAACAAGTAATAAGGAGGTAAACGAATATCCATGTCCCTGGGTAAAATAATGTAAAGTGGATGAGGTTGTTTTCGCTTTGAAACACTCAACGCACGTACGGCTAGAATGCATGCCAAGTTGCCAGACCATACATCtcaaaaatacatatacattctttatatatagttgtttttttgttcagatacattctctatattttttgttcaaatacaTCATCATcttaaggtatatatatatatatattataactacaTCAGAAATtgttgaatataaaattttccaTAATATATTTGCATTAATTTGTCAATAGTAGATATAATTTCTCTCatcttaataaaaataaattcagaaGCTGTATATATTCATACaaatataagaagaaaaaaatacaatcataagaatattttacatgctttactatataaaaactgaattcaatattttattaaatacatttaaaatcttaatttaTTGTATATTCCCACTAAATTAGGTagatatactaatttttttgatgtaactgattttttaaaatgtgatataatTAAGAATATTGATTAATATCTATAATCTGTAACAAGAAGTATTTTTCGAATATGTCATTTTAAACTCTTTCTGTCATTCTTGCCTCTGTTCAAGTTACAAATGTTGATCACTTTTTCTGTTGATGGATGCAGGGAGATGATACAGCACAGAGCCTACAACCAGAAAGTGGATGTGTATAGTTTTGGGATCGTGCTGTGGGAGTTAATCACGGGACAGCTGCCGTTCCAGAACATGACAACAGTACAGGCTACGTTTGCGGTTGTGAACCGAGGAGTGCGTCCAACGGTCCCAAACGACTGTCTCCCGGTGCTGAGTGAGATCATGACTCGATGCGAGGATGGTAACGCGGAAGTGCGTCCGAGTTTCGTTGAGGTTGTGAGTATGCTTGAAGCTGCGGAAACATGGATAATGACGACAGCTAGAAAATCCCGTTTCAGATGTTGCATGAGTCAGCCAATGACTATCGactaaataaaagagaaagaagaagacaaatatATGAGAAAAAGGGCTTTAAGATAATTAAGTTAAGTGTCTGTTTGTGTAtttataaaagaacaaaaaaaaatctgaaggtATGTTGTTGTCTTAAGATAGGAGAAGGTCTAGTTTGTGTGTGTTATGTTCAGTTAATTAAGAAGAAAGAGCAGAAATTAATGTTTGGACTGTGTCCGAACAAACAAATGTATGCTTATTATTCTAGACCGACATGATAAGCCCAATTAGCAACGAGaatgaattttttgtttttgttttgcttgGTCGTCGTCGTTCGACGATGAGGAAGATTAAAATTGGGCCAGGTGGAGTTTGTAAAGTGGATTTCAACTTTAACACTTCAAACCCATTCCAGCACAGCAAGTAAATTGCACAAAACCAAAGAAACgttagtttccttttctcaGGAGGTCGGTTAATATTTTCCCAAAgacaaaaaggaaaatatacaaAGTTATACAGGAAAAGGAATATGTCTGTGATCGGCTGGCTATATAAGAAGACATAGGGTGGTTACGAATAACAAAGGAATCCATGACGAATAATCCTATAGCCCCACCACCTCCTGCGAAGAAAAGGAAGACGTCGTTGTCATCAATTCCAGATGATTTCATTGTGAACGTCTTAGCACGGATCTCGATATCTCAGTACCGTTCCCTCTGCTTAGTCTCCAAAAACTTCTACTCTCTTCTATCTTCTCCAGATATCTACTTTGCTCGATCCCTAATCGGTATCACAGACGCTCGCCTCTACGTGTGCCTACGGCTACCCACTCCCTCCTCCAGTAGTCATCGTCACAGATGGTTCAATCTCGGCTACCGTCAGGGTCAGTTAAGTTTAGTACCGGTAAGAACACTCTCTTCCTCACCCGACCGGTTAAACTCAACCTCTGTCGCCGTCCATTCCGAAATCTACCAGATTTCTTGTAGAGCCGTTAGAGTTCTTGATTGTCGGAGTCGTACGTGGCGTCCTGCTCCCGACATGATGGTGGCAAGGAAACACGCTAGGTCTTATTTTTTAGATGACAAGATATATGTAATAGGAGGATGCAAGGAAAATTGGGGTGAGGTTTTCGACCTAAAGACTCAGAATTGGAAGCCATTGCCTAAGCCTCCTAGTGATCATGATCACAAAGGTGTGGTTTATGGAGGAAGGCTATACGCTTTCACcatgaacaagaacaagaactacGCATATGATCCGAAAGAAGAAAGATGGGTACAAGAGGCGGGGTTTGTGGGTCTAGGACGTATAACCGGACCTTTGTGCGTTATAGGAAATGAGATTTTTGCTGAACATGACCGTAAGTACACGTGGTATAACCCAATGAATGGAAAGCAGCAGGTAATAGATGGTTTGAATGATGTGTACAAGAAACGTGCTAATAATTACAGAACCATTCAATTAGTTAACCATGGTGGGAAACTGGTAATTCTATGGAATGAGACTCGCAGGAAACGCAAGCGTCTTTGGTGTGCGGTGGTTAGCTTGGAGGAGCGTTCGACTCCATTGGGAACTCGTATGCGGGGGAAGGTCGAACGATGCGATCTTCTTTTGGATTCAGCCCACAAGTCATATATGCTCTCAAGCTGCCTATCGGTTTTGCTCTGAAACTCATATGTTTACTATATTTCTAATAAGATGACTTTTTGTCTTTTCATCAAAACAGGAATCTTGCATCATATTCCCTTTGCATAAATTAAATCCAATGTAAATGTATGATCTCTGGAAACTAAAATGGGTTGATATTAATTATGCTGTCTGCTTTGTGTATTGTCTAGAGAAGGGGAGAGGGATAAAATCATCATCATGTGGGTATAGGTGGGTGTCTACTCTAAGGAATCCATGACGAATAATCCTATAGCCCCACCACCTCCTGCGAAGAAAAGGAAGACGTCGTTGTCATCAATTCCAGATGATTTCATTGTGAACGTCTTAGCACGGATCTCGATATCTCAGTACCGTTCCCTCTGCTTAGTCTCCAAAAACTTCTACTCTCTTCTATCTTCTCCAGATATCTACTTTGCTCGATCCCTAATCGGTATCACAGACGCTCGCCTCTACGTGTGCCTACGGCTACCCACTCCCTCCTCCAGTCATCGTCACAGATGGTTCAATCTCGGCTACCGTCAGGGTCAGTTAAGTTTAGTACCGGTAAGAACACTCTCTTCCTCACCCGACCGGTTAAACTCAACCTCTGTCGCCGTCCATTCCGAAATCTACCAGATTTCTTGTAGAGCCGTTAGAGTTCTTGATTGTCGGAGTCGTACGTGGCGTCCTGCTCCCGACATGATGGTGGCAAGGAAACACGCTAGGTCTTATTTTTTAGATGACAAGATATATGTAATAGGAGGATGCAAGGAAAATTGGGGTGAGGTTTTCGACCTAAAGACTCAGAATTGGAAGCCATTGCCTAAGCCTCCTAGTGATCATGATCACAAAGGTGTAGTTTACGGGTTTATGGAGGAAGGCTATACGCTTTCACcatgaacaagaacaagaactacGCATATGATCCGAAAGAAGAAAGATGGGTACAAGAGGCGGGGTTTGTGGGACAAGAAACGTG includes the following:
- the LOC106320456 gene encoding putative F-box/kelch-repeat protein At4g35120 isoform X1 yields the protein MTNNPIAPPPPAKKRKTSLSSIPDDFIVNVLARISISQYRSLCLVSKNFYSLLSSPDIYFARSLIGITDARLYVCLRLPTPSSSSHRHRWFNLGYRQGQLSLVPVRTLSSSPDRLNSTSVAVHSEIYQISCRAVRVLDCRSRTWRPAPDMMVARKHARSYFLDDKIYVIGGCKENWGEVFDLKTQNWKPLPKPPSDHDHKGVVYGGRLYAFTMNKNKNYAYDPKEERWVQEAGFVGLGRITGPLCVIGNEIFAEHDRKYTWYNPMNGKQQVIDGLNDVYKKRANNYRTIQLVNHGGKLVILWNETRRKRKRLWCAVVSLEERSTPLGTRMRGKVERCDLLLDSAHKSYMLSSCLSVLL
- the LOC106320456 gene encoding putative F-box/kelch-repeat protein At4g35120 isoform X2, yielding MTNNPIAPPPPAKKRKTSLSSIPDDFIVNVLARISISQYRSLCLVSKNFYSLLSSPDIYFARSLIGITDARLYVCLRLPTPSSSSHRHRWFNLGYRQGQLSLVPVRTLSSSPDRLNSTSVAVHSEIYQISCRAVRVLDCRSRTWRPAPDMMVARKHARSYFLDDKIYVIGGCKENWGEVFDLKTQNWKPLPKPPSDHDHKGVVYGGRLYAFTMNKNKNYAYDPKEERWVQEAGFVGLGRITGPLCVIGNEIFAEHDRKYTWYNPMNGKQQETQASLVCGG
- the LOC106320449 gene encoding serine/threonine-protein kinase HT1-like, giving the protein MNKEMIQHRAYNQKVDVYSFGIVLWELITGQLPFQNMTTVQATFAVVNRGVRPTVPNDCLPVLSEIMTRCEDGNAEVRPSFVEVVSMLEAAETWIMTTARKSRFRCCMSQPMTID
- the LOC106320450 gene encoding serine/threonine-protein kinase HT1-like is translated as MNKEMIQHRAYNQKVDVYSFGIVLWELITGQLPFQNMTTVQATFAVVNRGVRPTVPNDCLPVLSEIMTRCEDGNAEVRPSFVEVVSMLEAAETWIMTTARKSRFRCCMSQPMTID
- the LOC106320457 gene encoding uncharacterized protein LOC106320457, translating into MAIILQVSPSSTPSSLCHTRDTKTRFFFFSSIQTSSESNTKKFRCRAVREKAEEKNTSPPSPEEVTKKYGLEVGLWKILSSKDEESDGEEKKKKSKTDEAKELLAKYGGAYLATSITLSLVSFSLCYALVTSGVDVQALLLKVGISTNETGEKVGAFALAYAAHKAASPIRFPPTVALTPIVANWIGKKVDTEKDDE